From the Neobacillus sp. PS3-34 genome, the window GTTTTACTCGAATCTTGGAAAATCCATTTTCAAAGCGAAAATGTGGCAAGAAGACGGTTTTTGCTCTCAAAATTCATTTTTGGGAGCTATTTAATGTGAATTGGACAAATTCGGGTATGAAAAAAGTGACAGGCACCTTCCAGTTAGCTGGAAGGTGCCTGTCACCAATAGTTAATAGCTTTTGTAGCTGATGTGGTCCCACATTTGGGTAATCCAATAGCCTCCGCCAAGGCCATACTGGCCGCCATGGCTTCGGTCTGTGGTATACACTCGATAGGTTTCACCTTTATTTAGGACTCTAACAACGTTCATTTTTCCGTTGTTTTCTCTTTTCCAAAGGTTCATAGGTTTTGTTACTGTGACATAGCCTATTTCTTTTTTGGCCTTTCGGGAACATGGATGCCGTTGCACCATATTGGGCAATCGACCGGTAGCTGACATAGGAATTCATATTTGTAATCCATGCGCCGCCGCCTACCGCATACTGCCCACCATGAAGCTTATCAATATTGTACACTTTGTAAACTTCACCTGGATTGAGGATTTTACTAAAGCGTACTTGATGATTTTCATCCCTTGTCCAAAGGTTAATCCGTTTGGAAATTTTAACAAAACCAATTTCCTTTGTTGCTTTTGGTTTTTCCGATCCAATAATGGTAAACGTACTGAACTTCTCAACCCAGACAGCGATTCCTGTTGGGTTGCCGTTTTTATCGTATACCACTTCACCTTTATCAACCTTGATTTCTCCATCACTATGCTGAATGTGGACTGACAAGGTTTTAAGGAATTCCGCCAGCTGCTTTTTGTCTTGTGGCAGGGCAGTTTGATCGAGTGGAACAACGACTTTTGTATGGCCATTGAAGTTTGTTTCAACCTCTACTGGTTCAGAAACTAGCTTGGCAGCAGGATTAGCTTGTTTTACCAACGCCTCTGTATTCTTATAACTGATTGAATCCTTCAATTTTTCCATCCGGAAGAAAAGGTCTTGGCCATTTGCCATAAGCTGTTTGACTGTATCGAGAGGAACCTCAACAGAAGCTTTTTCCGACTGAATCTTGATGTTTATATTGTTTTCACTCAGCTTGGCGACTGCTTCCTTCTTGATTCCTACTTCGATCAGGTCTGATTTGTCTTTTTCTGGTTCAACAACGACGATGGTCGCGGTGTTCTTATTTGCTTTTACCGCTTGCTCGATTGTTTCGTTTGCTTTTTGTTCGTCAAAGTTGATCGAATCCTTCTTAGCACCATCTTTTTCTGTTGTTCGGACAATTTCTACCTTCGCAGCTTGTGTACCATCTTCTAAAACAACAGGGACTACTCTTACATCCTTGTTGGGAATTGGTGCCGGCTCATAAATGGCCAGCGTGCCTCCGGAAATGGCAACTGGCGAGATTTCCTGTCCCTGGGCATCTGAAAACAGAATATTTCCTTGTTGCGCCTTATCGATCTCTAATTTTGTATTTCCGGTTAAAGCATTGCTTTTTAATTTGAGTTTAATCGTAAATAATGTTTTTGCCGACGTGATCGGATGATTGCCGCCGCTGCTGTCCACCCAAACTGTTTTCAGCCAGCCATCATTATTATTGATGTTTGAAACAAAACAGCCGTTTTCATCGCTGCCGCAATCACTATTACTTGTTCCGTGCTGCGGCTTAATTTCGGCTACCTCTATTTTACTTTTATCAAATTCAAGCTGCATCTGGTAAGAGGCGATGGGAGTCGTTGGTGTATTGATTGCAACCGGAACCTCGACGATATCCCCTTGTGCGCCAGCTACGTTTGAAATCGAAACAGTAAAGGGCTGCTGCGGTTGTAATACATCGGCTTTTATCGCCGTTATGGTAGAGACAGTGAGAATGATGGCGAATAATCCGCTCATGATTCGCTTTGAACCTAGTAATTTACGTAACATCTAGTAACCTCCTATCCGTTTGTTTTTATGGAGTATGACTTCCGATATACTGATATGTTCCATTGGGATAAAGGCTCCACTGGTAGGGCTGATAGGATGGCATCCCACCTGCGAAATTTTTCTTCCTCACCATTGTTCCATTTTGGGACAAAATGGGTGCAGTGCCGTTAGGATCACCAATAGCGTCAACCACAACTCCGTTTTTCTTAAGGACAAATGCGACATTTACAATTCCATTGCCGGACAGTGTAGCTTCCTCGTTGTAGTAAGGAGCATTTGTTATGTCAAAAAAATCATAGAATATGTTGTCAATAATGATATAGGGCATATTTGGTTGCATCGGATATAATGGCATCGAGTTAACAAGCTTTTTATTTTGGATTTTATTATATTGATAGATCTCCAATGTGTAGCCAGCTTCATCCGCTATGCCTTTATTATAGATTTCAATGGCTACTCTGCCGTTATCACTCTGCAAATACTCCGAAATAAATCCTGGCCCATTTGGCTCTTGTATGGCCGAAATCTTCATATTATCTGATTGAATTTCGTTACCGCTCTCTGTTGCCGTACCTAGTGCCGTAATGCTGAAATTGGAAATATCCTGGTCAAAGTCGCCCGTCATAATCCAAAATAAGATAAGCTTCATTTCCCATAATTAATGCCGGTCCAAGCTTTAGACCTGCAGGAGCATTATTTAATTTAAAATCAACCTCTGACGCCGATTGATTGAAGTTATCTCCATCCAAAGTTAATAAAATAGTAGCAGCATGCAGATTAGCTTCTGTTAACGCATCTCTATCAAATAACGAAGGCGTTAGTGTGACATTTTTTGAGGCTGTTACAGTCACTACAAAGGTTGTTGTGGCTGATGCACCATGGCTGTCAGTCGCTGAAACCGTAATCGTTGCCCTGCCGGCGGCTGCTGGTGTGACCGCTAAGCTGTTGCCCGAGATGGCTGCTGTTGCGATATTGGCATCGCTGGAAACGGCGGTATAAGTTAACGTATCGTGATCAGCATCTGAGAAAACTGCTGAAAGATCGACTGTGCCAGGTGCAGAGCCTGCGTTTGTACTAATGTCTGCAATGCTGTGTGCGACGATTGGCGCAGCATTCGGGTTTGTTACGTTTACTTTGAAGGAAGTACTTTCAACTCCGCCATTTCCATCTGCCGCCGTGATGGTGACCGTTGCCGTGCCAATTACACCAGGTGTGAGCTTGAGGCTTGCCCCCGTCATACTTACAGCTGCAATAGCTGGGTCGCTTGTTTTGACGCTATATACGAGTGGATCGCCATCGACGTCTGCGAACACATTTGTTAAGTCGAAGCTAAGGTCTGCTGTTCCCGCTGCCATTGATTGGTCTGAGATTGTATTGGTAACGGCAGGTGCGTCGTTTACCGCATCAATCATGACTGAGACAGTAGCCGTCGTTGATTCGCCAGTTCCGTCGCTTATTTTAAAAGTAAATGAATCCGTGCCAGTGGCATTGCTATGTGGTGTGTAAACAAATGTACCTGTTTTAGGGTTGATGGTGACGTTTCCTTTTGAACCGTCATTTACCAGGTGATAAGTTAACTCTGTATTGTCGATGTCGCTTCCGGAAAGCTGGCCATTTTTCGGCGTATCTTCTGTCACGTCCAAGGTTCCGTCATGTGCCGTTGGCGCGTCATTTACCGGTGTAACATGGATGGTGACTGTCACTGGTTCAGAATCGCTCATGCCATCGTTTACTTTATAAGTAAAGGTATCGTCCCCGTTAAAATTGCTATCCGGTTCGTATTTGAAGCTGCCATCGCTGTTCAGGACAAACGAGCCATGGTTCGTGCCAGAAACGAGCATTGCAGACAGAGGATCATTTTCCACATCAGAATCATTGTTAAGGACGCCTGTATTGCCTGTAATCGCTAGGGAAGAATCCTCGGCTGTCGTGAACTGATCTGGCGCCGCAACTGGGGCATCATTTACTGCGTCAATCGTGACTGAGACAGTAGCCGTCGTTGATTCGCCAGTTCCGTCGCTTATTTTAAAAGTAAAGGAATCCGTGCCAGTTGCATTGCTATGTGGTGTGTAAACAAATGCACCTGTTGTAGAGTTGATGGTGACGTTTCCTTTTGAACCGTCATTTACCAGTTGATAAGTTAACTCTGTATTGTCGATGTCGCTTCCGGAAAGCTGGCCATTTTTCGGCGTATCTTCTGTCACGTCCAAGGTTCCGTCATGTGCCGTTGGCGCGTCATTTACCGGTGTAACATGGATGGTGACTGTCACTGGTTCAGAATCGCTCATGCCATCGTTTACTTTATAAGTAAAGGTATCGTCGCCGTAAAAATTGCTATCCGGTTCGTATTTGAAGCTGCCATCGCTGTTCAGGACAAACGAGCCATGGTTCGTGCCAGAAACCAGCATTGCAGACAGAGCATCATTTTCCACATCAGAATCATTGTTAAGGACACCTGTATTGCCAGTAATCGCTAGGGTAGTATCCTCGGCTGTTGTGAACTGATCCGGCGTCGCAGCTGGTGCATCGTTTACCGCGTCAATCGTGACTGAGACAGTTGTCGTCGTTGATTCGCCAGTTCCGTCGCTTATTTTAAAAGTAAAGGAATCCATGCCAGTCGCATTGCTATGTGGTGTGTAAACAAATGCACCTGTTATAGAGTTGATGGTGACGTTTCCTTTTGAACCGTCATTAACCAGGTGATAAGTTAACTCTGTATTGTCGATGTCATTTCCGGAAAGCTGGCCATTTTTCGGAGTATCTTCTGTCACGTCCAAGGTTCCGTCTAAAGCAGTTGGCGCGTCATTTACCGGTGTAACGTGGATGGTGACTGTCACTGGTTCAGAATCGCTCGTACCATCATTTGCTTTATAGGTAAAAGTATCGTCGCCGTAAAAATTGCTATCCGGTTCGTATTTGAAGCTGCCATCGCTGTTCAGGACAAACGAACCATGGTTCGTGCCAGAAACGAGCATTGCAGATAGAGCATCATTTTCCACATCAGTATCATTGTTAAGGACACCTGTATTGCCGGTAATCGCTAGGGAAGAATCCTCGGCTGTCGTGAACTGATCCTGCGCCGCAACTGGGGCATCATTTATTGCGGCAATCGAGACTGCGATAGTTGCCGTGTTGGACTCGCCGGTAACGTCACTAATTTTATAAGTAAATGAATCCGTGCCAGTTGCATTGCTATGTGGTGTGTAAACAAATTCACCTGTTGTAGGGTTGATGGTGACGTTTCCTTTTGAACCGTCAGTAACCAGGTGATAAGTTAACTCTGTATTGTCGATGTCGCTTCCGGAAAGCTGGCCATTTTTCTGCGTATCCTCTGTCACGTCCAAAGTTCCGTCCTGTGCCGTTGGCGAGTCATTTACTGCGGCAACATTGATCGTAACTAAGATTGGTGCAGATTCCTTGGAACCATCGTTTACTTTGTATGTAAAAGTGTCGACACCGTTAAAATTGGCATTGGGCTGATAGGTAAATGAGCCATCGTTTTTAAGAGTCAGTGCTCCGTTCACTGGCTGTGTAACAGATGAAACGGATAACGTGTCATTTTCGATATCAATCACATCAGCTGCTAAACTGGCTGTTACATTTAGTTCCGTATCCTCGTTAACACTGTAATCCTTAGGTAATCCTAATGGCGCATCATTTATATTCCTCATTGAAATGATGTAATTATTATCTGTTAATGGAGGAGTGTTTGAGCCGTTCTTTTGGCTGGCGATCAACGTCATAAGGGCAAGGACATCGGCATTCGTTACGCTGCCATCTTTGTCGATATCGTACTTTTTTAATTCCTCAGGACTGACGATAATTAATCCCTTTGCTACTTTTGAAACAAAGAGGGCATCAGAGGAGCTAACCGTACCATCACCGTTTATATCTCCCGTTCTATCAATTGTTACTTGAAAGGTTTCAGTAATTGCAAGGCCAGTGTGGTCTGTAGCCGTAACAGTAATTGTTGTCGTACCGTAGCCCTGAATTGTTAATAAAAGTGCTTTATCGGAAACTGCGGCAGTCGCCACATTTTGTTGACTGGAAGCTGCGGATAAAGCCAGTGTATTGATGTCAAGGCGCGGGAAATGCTGGCCCATGTTAATGGAGACAGTCGATCCGTTTTCAGACATTGCTGACTTCGCCAGGAAAAATCCTCCGAAACTATGATATTACTATTTTGTGGACTTGGGGGTGCCACAGCTAAAGCATTGCTAATAGGCATTGCTGTTAAGGAAATCCCTAAAAAGACCGCGAGCCCTTTTTTACTCAATGGTAAAAATGTTCTATTTTTTCCTTCTCTCAACTAACTCACCATCCTAAAAAAGAACCAGGAAATTCCCATGAATATCCTGATTGTGATAATATTTTCAAGTATAATAGCATTTACCAATATTCTCAAGACAAAATTCGACACGAAAAGGGTGACAGGCACCTTCCAGTTAGCTGGAAGGTGCCTGTCACCCTTTTAAATGTGAAATATCCTTGAATTTTTATAAAATATTATTTTTTCTCATAATTTATGAAAATTTGATTTTGAAGGCGAAAAATGAAGAGGTAATGACACTGAAAAGGTAAAAGATTGAAGCTTTTTTAGAATAGATGACTGGAGAAAACCCAGATTATACGAGGAAATTCCTAATATGGAAAAATTTATTATACTAAGAAAATAAAAATCAGTCAAATTCTCCTTGAAAGAGAGAAAAAGCTGGGATAAATCGAGCGGAAAAAATATCTGTACAAATTATTGTCGAAATATGATAATAATGTCGAGAGGGATGAAATGGAATAATATAACAGTTAATTCCTATATCAAGAGTAGAAATGGATTACACTTTATTGATATAAATTGCTTTTGCCTACTTCAAAAACTTCAATCTCATCTAGAGGCGATCGATCGTCACGATGAACTTCTTTTTCCACCTTTACGATCCTTCACCAGGATAAATTAAAACCAAACCACTACATCTGCCACAGTGCCAACACTCAGAAAAAAACAAAGCAAAGATAATATAAGAATCGTATTATTCGAGACATCTGGATCCTGCCAATATTTACGCATGCTATTTCTTTTATGAAAAGGAGGTGAGGAGGATGTGAAAGAAAAGCTGCATTTAGCATCAAATTGCGTGGAAAACAAAACCCCCGGGCGATTCGTCATGGGTGACAGATCCCGAGGGCTTGTGTGTTGGGTATACCAACTAAGCTAGTATACCCTTTTTCAAAAGAATTGTAATCAAATAGGAGGGGAATTAGTGATTATTTTGGACAATTACATTATAAATGAAGAAACAGTGCTGCTTACGGGTGAGTATGATGACTTTGGAAACCTTTGGACAAGGGTTATTGAAGGCAAAAAAACATTTTTGGTGAGGATGCCGCCAATACAGCTTATCAATAAGACGTTGCTGCGCCTCGGCTCAAACTTTCAGGCAGCACGCCAAAGCTCAAAGGACTTACTTGGTGAAATCCATATGTACCCGATAAAGATTAATGCAACTCTCGGAATCTGGCTGTTTCCGACAAAGTCCTTTAACAAACCCGATTGCGTTTGGTTCTCTCTAATACATATTGGAAAGACGAGGGCGGTTGGCATACGTAAAACGGAAATAATGCTGAGCTATGGACATTCCTTCTGCTTAGGGATGAGGGAAAATGCCTTTAATAATAAGCGCCACAAAGCTCAGGAACTAAGGGAACTCATCTCCAGGAACTTAAGGAGCCCGCTGATTTTTTATGTCGAGCCCCGAAAAGGCTTCAGGATAATCGAAGGCCAAGGAAGAATTAAGAAGTACAGGATTAAAGAATAATGAGTGACAGGCACCTTCCAGTTGGCTGGAAGGTGCCTGTCACCCAAAAAAGGAGGAGAACGTTATGGCTAGAAAAAGAAGAGAGTGGGTTCCATATGCCTACCATCATATTTATTCGAGGGGGAACAACCGGCAGGATCTCTTTTGTGATGAAACAGATATGCAGGAGGCTTTCCGTCTATTGACGATGATTCACAAAGTCACCCCCATCTCCATCTCCGCGTACTGCATTATGACAAACCACTATCATTTCCTGTTAAAGTCAGAGCATGTATCCATTTCAAAAATCATGGCCGCTTTTAATAGAAGATATACGGACTACTTTAATCGTAAGTACGAGCATGTCGGGCATGTGTTCCAGCATCGCTTCAATAGCGACCCGATTCCATTTACCCTGGAGCTTCTCCGTGCAAGCAGATACATCCACCGCAACCCTATCGCCACCGAGCCCCCGATGGTCGCCCGTATGGAAGATTACCCCTACAGCAGTTATATGTATTACAAAAAATCCATCACCCCGCCTTTTCCATTCTTGAACCTTCAAGTTCTGTCCTCTAGTACATCCATAATAGCAGCTGAAGCGAGCCGTTTAAGTTATTGCCGTTATGTTGAGGAGGAGGAGTGACAGGCACCTTCCAGTTGGCTGGAAGGTGCCTGTCACCGAACTAAATCTCCGTCTACGTCTCAAGCCCTAGTTTTCTTTACTATCCTGGTCTGTAGAAAAAGGGACTGTTGTGGTGTATTGTTATGTTTAAGTGATCCGTTCCCATTATATGTGAATTTTTCATTAAGCAGTGAAACATTGCCCATAGGATTTACGTATAAATAGGTAGGGAAAACAGTCAGGAGTGGATGTAGTATGAACCCGTTTTTCTCTTTAATTGTCCGGACCTTTGTCGCCATCCCTGTAACGGCGATCGTATGGCTGTTCAGTTTTTTTGCCTTTGACCAACCCTTTTTTCTCGCATCAGCTTTTGGGATAGGCGGCGGGATTGTTGTCTGGTGGATCCTCAGTGTCATTACGAAAGTGCGCTTTTTAAAAAAGAACAGGCTGACAGGCAAAGAGTATCGCTATATTAAGAAAAACCTGGATGAAGCGAAAAAGAAAATCAAGCGCTTGAACAAAACGCTTTTTTCACTTCGCCAGCTCTCATCGCTCAAGGTAAGAATCGATCTTTTACGGATGGTAAAAAAAATATACAACATGACGAAAAAAGAACCGAAGCGGTTTTATGAGGCGGAACCGTTTTATTTTTCACATTTAGATTCGGTCCTCGAGCTGACAGAGAAGTATGTTTTCCTGTCGTCACAGCCTAAAAAGAATCGGGAAATAGACCAGTCACTATACGAAACGCGGCAATTGCTTGAGGAACTGACCAGGACTGTAGAAAGCGATCTTTACCAGGTCGTTTCAGCTGATGTTGAGCATCTCAATTTTGAAATTGATGTAGCAAAACGAACGATTAAAACACAAAAGGACTCCAAATTCATTGATCATAACAGGAGGTTAAAATGAGCGAAAAAAATGCCGATTTGTTCAACAGTACAGGCAATGTAATGGACGATATTCTCGCAAACCCATTTGGGGAAAATCCAAGTATGGAGCTCCATGAGGTAAAGCAGCCGAATACTTCGAAGCCTACAAGGCTTATTGACGTCATTCCTGAGGAAAATAAAGCAAAAGCATATCAGCTTGCGGAGCAGATTGATCCCAAAAACCATCAGGCCATGATTTCGTATGGCACGCAGGCACAGGAAAAGCTGTTATCCTTCTCACACACCATGCTTGAGCATGTTCAAAAAAAGGACATCGGTGAGGTTGGGGAAATTATCGGCGACCTTATGAAAAGGCTAAATGAAATGAGTCCGGATGAACTGCGGGCGGAGAAGCCATCCTTTTTTGCGCGCATGTTTGGGAAACTGTCAGGATCGGTCCAGGAAATATTGTCAAAATACCAAAAGACAGGTGCACAAATCGATCGGATTAGTGTAAAACTGGATCGAAGCAAGAATGTCCTTTTAAGCGATATTTCCATGCTGGAAAAGCTCTACGAACATAATAAGGAATATTTCCATGCTTTAAATGTGTATATCGCAGCGGGTGAGCTGAAGCTGGATGAGCTCCATGAAAAAACAATTCCGGCTTTGAGGAAGGGTGCTGAGGAGTCCGGGGACCAAATGAAGTTCCAGGAAGTAAACGATATGGTCCAATTTGCAGACCGGCTGGATAAGCGTTTGTATGATCTGAAGCTGAGCAGGGAAATTACGATCCAAAGCGCACCGCAAATCCGGCTAATCCAAAATACAAACCAGGCATTGGTCGAGAAAATCCAATCCTCAATCATGACGGCGATTCCATTATGGAAAAACCAGGTTGCGATTGCATTGACCCTGATCCGGCAGCGCCACGCCGTAGAGGCGCAGAAGCAGGTTTCGAAAACGACCAATGATCTATTGTTGAAGAATGCGGAGATGCTAAAAACCAACACAATAGAAGCGGCAAGAGAAAATGAGCGCGGACTTGTCGATATTGAGACATTGAAGAAAACCCAGGAAAGCCTGATTTCCACACTTGAGGAAACCTTGAGAATCCAGGAGGATGGCCGAAACAAACGCCGCCAGGCAGAACACGAACTGGCATCCATGGAACAGGAGCTCCGGCAAAAGCTGCTTGAAATTAAAAAATAATGGGTGACAGGCACCTTCCAGTCAACTGGAAGGTGCCTGTCACTTTTTACAGTCACTTTTTATAGTATTCTTAAATTCCATTCGTTGGAGATCTGTTTTAAAAGCATTACTCCAGCTGTGCTGTTGCCATATTTGTCTATGGCTGGCCCGTAACTCCGATGCCCCAAGGTGCTGATTCCGGTCTTTTATCGGATGGACTACCTATACTGGAAGGTATAGCTGCCATGATCCCGCCTGAAACTCCGCTTTTGGCAGGGATGCCGACAAATGCAGCGAATCTTCCCGAGTAGTCGTACATACCGCAGGTAAACATGAGTGTTTTTGTCAGGCTGGCAATTTCCTTTGTGAAAATTTGTCGGCCTGTTAATGGATAAACCCCGTCCCTTGCTAAAATTAATCCGATCACGGCAAGGTCTGTTACACTCAGCTCAATCGAGCATAATTTAAGGTACACTTCGATTGCTTCTTCCACATCGGATAACAGGAACCCCGTTTCTTTAAGCCAGTAGGCAAGGGAACGGTTCCGATTTGCGGTATTCCACTCAGACCAAAATACCTCTTCATTGATCACAGGTTTTCTGCCAATCATTTGCTCTATTAAATGAAGCAAACCTTCGACTTTCTCGCCTGGGGAGTCGCCCGGCAGCAGGGACGCTACCGTAATGGCTCCCGCGTTGATCATCGGATTAAATGGCCCGGATGGCTTAATTCTAAGCGGAAAATGGAGTTGAATGCATCACCAGTCGGTTCCACATCCACATAATTCAATACATGTGAAATGCCATGGAATGAACAGGCATGAATAAAGCTGATTACTTTTGAAATGCTTTGCAGGGTAAAGCCTTGGTCGGTATCCCCGGATTTAATGAGCGTTCCATCCTCAGAAAGCATGCAGATGCCTAGATGATTGCAGTCAGCTTTCTGGAGTGCGGGAATATAACTGGCACAAGAACCTTCAACAGTAAACGGTTTGAACTGATCAATCCATTCATCCAGTTTTTGCTTCATCAGTATAGATTTAAGAGAATCAGAGGTATTCAACAAAGAAAGCGCCCCTTTTCAACGATCTTTGCTTTCAGTGTAATCTCCTTAAATAGGCGTAGTAAATAAGGATAAATGAAAATTTGGTGACAGGCACCTTCTAAAAATATGGAAGGTGCCTGTCACCTGTAAATTTTTGTAGACATAACCATTTATTTACTATTAAAATTAAAAATGGATGAGAAAAAAATAATGCGCTCCAGGGGGAAAGAATGAAAAAATTCAATTTTGCTATTTTAATTGTCTTCATTTTATCTGCAGTAATGAACTTTGGCAGCAATACTGTCTTTGCGGCCACACAAACGATTAAGATGCTTGAGCCGAAGGTAACTATTTTAACAGGTGCCAGCAAAACGCTTAAGCTAAAAGTAACAAACGTCGACTTGAAAAAAGTTAAATGGAAGAGCAGCGCACCTGCAGTCGTTTCCGTTGATAGTAAAGGAACGATTAAAGGAGTCACAAAAGGAACCTCCAATGTAACGGCTTATGTGCCAAGCACTAAAATCACGGCGACTGCAATTATTACCGTTAATCAAAAGCCCTTGGATGCAAAGGCAGCCTTTGCTAAAATCAATCCCTCTGTTGTCTATATTGAAGCGCTGGATAAAGACAAGAAATCTATCAGCTCCGGAAGTGGTGTCATTGTCCGCAAAGATGGGGTAATCGCAACCAATTTTCATGTTATTGCTGATGTTACGGAAATCTACAGTGTTAATATCCGTTTAGCGAATGGTAAAGTCTACAATACTACCAAGGTACTTGGTTATGATGTTTCCAAGGATTTAGCTGTGTTAAAAGTAGATGGAGTACAGAGCCTGCCAGCCGTTACGATTGGGAATTCTGATAAGGTTAAAACAGGTGATAAAGTTTTTGCACTAGGAAGCCCACTGGGCAAACAAAATAGTATTACAGAAGGAATCGTCAGCAATATTACAACCACAAAAAGTGGATTCAAGTATTTGGTATTTACTGCTCCTATCAGCCATGGAAATAGTGGAGGGGCTTTGATCAACTCGTACGGAGAATTAATCGGGATTAATGAGGCTACTTTTACAGACGGCCAAAATATGAATGTGGCGATTCCGGTTAATTATTATACAAAAATGAATCTTTCCCATCCGAAAACGATCCTGCAGGTAAATCATGAAGTTTATGTAGCAGTTGAAGGAGTTGGGAATACAAACGAAACGGAAGATAATGATGACTTTGATACAGCAAATGAAGTCACTTTCGCTGAAGGCGGACTTTCGGGCGCTTTAAAAGATGCAAATGATTTCGATGTTTTTTATTTCCTTGTCACTTCTAATTCGACGATTGAACTAAGTGGTGCTACCATCGATGCAGCACTTAGCAAAGATTTTGGCTTTAGTATCTTCGATGAAGATGGAGAGGAAATAGAGTATGCTGACCCAGAGTATCAGGCTGAAACAGGCAAGTATGTTTGCAAATTAAAGCAAGAGCTTGCACCTGGCTACTACCATATCGGCATCTATGCAATAGACGACACGACACTTCCTTACAGTAATTCAGCCTACAGCGTGGAATATAAGATTACAAAAAAATAAAAAAGTGACAGGCACCTTCCAGTTTGCTGGAAGGTGCCTGTCACTTATAAAGCAAAGAAGAGGGCTTGTCTTTGTTGGGATCGTTGGTTTTATACCAAAATTGAATGGTACCGTCCGCAAGCTCGGTATATTCAATGTCAGCTTCATTAAATGCCCGCTTAAGGCTGTCTCTTTCCAGCTCTTGCTTCACTTTAAGTTCATTTATATAGGATTGAAATTCATTTCTGTCGTAGGTGCTCGAACTTCTTGTGACATCTAAATAAGTTAGAATAACAAGCCGCTGTTCCATATCTGCCAGGAAAGCTTCCTTGTGTTCCTTGAATTCGGAGGGGGCATTCAACTGGATGGAGTTATTCATCAAATCTTTTACTGTGTCCCGTGCCTGCCGAATATTATTTGTATTTTGGAAAGTGGGATTATTTAGCGAACTGACTATAGTATTAACAATCTGACTGCTTTTTTGAGTGTACTCCATGTTCTTTTCCAGATATGAAACTATTTTTGCATGTTTATAAACAATATAATCGTTATATAAACTTTTAGGTATGTTAAAAAAGATGGATAGGAATAGGATGATGCCAATGATACTAAAAGTTGTCTTTGGTTTTAGCCTGCGTTTCCTGTTAAATGGGGAATCATCCCGTTCCTCCAGCTTCCGTTTAATAGGCGCATAAATGCTATCATCCGGGTTATATTGCCCGTTCATCTGCAATTCTTTCATTTGTCTCCTGAATTTTTTTTGAGCGGGGGTCAGCATAAGGATCCTCCAATAGAATAGAATGGGTTCTTTCAATAGGAATATTTACCCAAATTCTATTTTACTATAAAAATCCAAAATGTGACAAAAAACCACAAAAAAAAGGAGTGACAGGCACCTTCCAGTTTCCTGGATGGTGCCTGTCACCCTGCTTCTTCTCTATCAATCTGTTTGATCATTTCGATAAAGGG encodes:
- a CDS encoding cohesin domain-containing protein, whose amino-acid sequence is MLRKLLGSKRIMSGLFAIILTVSTITAIKADVLQPQQPFTVSISNVAGAQGDIVEVPVAINTPTTPIASYQMQLEFDKSKIEVAEIKPQHGTSNSDCGSDENGCFVSNINNNDGWLKTVWVDSSGGNHPITSAKTLFTIKLKLKSNALTGNTKLEIDKAQQGNILFSDAQGQEISPVAISGGTLAIYEPAPIPNKDVRVVPVVLEDGTQAAKVEIVRTTEKDGAKKDSINFDEQKANETIEQAVKANKNTATIVVVEPEKDKSDLIEVGIKKEAVAKLSENNINIKIQSEKASVEVPLDTVKQLMANGQDLFFRMEKLKDSISYKNTEALVKQANPAAKLVSEPVEVETNFNGHTKVVVPLDQTALPQDKKQLAEFLKTLSVHIQHSDGEIKVDKGEVVYDKNGNPTGIAVWVEKFSTFTIIGSEKPKATKEIGFVKISKRINLWTRDENHQVRFSKILNPGEVYKVYNIDKLHGGQYAVGGGAWITNMNSYVSYRSIAQYGATASMFPKGQKRNRLCHSNKTYEPLEKRKQRKNERC
- a CDS encoding RTX toxin encodes the protein MKLILFWIMTGDFDQDISNFSITALGTATESGNEIQSDNMKISAIQEPNGPGFISEYLQSDNGRVAIEIYNKGIADEAGYTLEIYQYNKIQNKKLVNSMPLYPMQPNMPYIIIDNIFYDFFDITNAPYYNEEATLSGNGIVNVAFVLKKNGVVVDAIGDPNGTAPILSQNGTMVRKKNFAGGMPSYQPYQWSLYPNGTYQYIGSHTP
- a CDS encoding tandem-95 repeat protein; this encodes MSENGSTVSINMGQHFPRLDINTLALSAASSQQNVATAAVSDKALLLTIQGYGTTTITVTATDHTGLAITETFQVTIDRTGDINGDGTVSSSDALFVSKVAKGLIIVSPEELKKYDIDKDGSVTNADVLALMTLIASQKNGSNTPPLTDNNYIISMRNINDAPLGLPKDYSVNEDTELNVTASLAADVIDIENDTLSVSSVTQPVNGALTLKNDGSFTYQPNANFNGVDTFTYKVNDGSKESAPILVTINVAAVNDSPTAQDGTLDVTEDTQKNGQLSGSDIDNTELTYHLVTDGSKGNVTINPTTGEFVYTPHSNATGTDSFTYKISDVTGESNTATIAVSIAAINDAPVAAQDQFTTAEDSSLAITGNTGVLNNDTDVENDALSAMLVSGTNHGSFVLNSDGSFKYEPDSNFYGDDTFTYKANDGTSDSEPVTVTIHVTPVNDAPTALDGTLDVTEDTPKNGQLSGNDIDNTELTYHLVNDGSKGNVTINSITGAFVYTPHSNATGMDSFTFKISDGTGESTTTTVSVTIDAVNDAPAATPDQFTTAEDTTLAITGNTGVLNNDSDVENDALSAMLVSGTNHGSFVLNSDGSFKYEPDSNFYGDDTFTYKVNDGMSDSEPVTVTIHVTPVNDAPTAHDGTLDVTEDTPKNGQLSGSDIDNTELTYQLVNDGSKGNVTINSTTGAFVYTPHSNATGTDSFTFKISDGTGESTTATVSVTIDAVNDAPVAAPDQFTTAEDSSLAITGNTGVLNNDSDVENDPLSAMLVSGTNHGSFVLNSDGSFKYEPDSNFNGDDTFTYKVNDGMSDSEPVTVTIHVTPVNDAPTAHDGTLDVTEDTPKNGQLSGSDIDNTELTYHLVNDGSKGNVTINPKTGTFVYTPHSNATGTDSFTFKISDGTGESTTATVSVMIDAVNDAPAVTNTISDQSMAAGTADLSFDLTNVFADVDGDPLVYSVKTSDPAIAAVSMTGASLKLTPGVIGTATVTITAADGNGGVESTSFKVNVTNPNAAPIVAHSIADISTNAGSAPGTVDLSAVFSDADHDTLTYTAVSSDANIATAAISGNSLAVTPAAAGRATITVSATDSHGASATTTFVVTVTASKNVTLTPSLFDRDALTEANLHAATILLTLDGDNFNQSASEVDFKLNNAPAGLKLGPALIMGNEAYLILDYDGRL